From the genome of Leifsonia sp. 1010:
AGCAGGAACTCGAGCTCCATGCTGAAGTGCTTGTACTCCTCCGCCAGCGAGTCGAGCATGATCGCGCGCGCTACGTCGTCCTTCTCAACCGCGATGCGCTGCTCGTACCAGCCGATCGCCTCCGCCTCCTCGGAGAGGCTGGCGCACATCCGAGCGAACGTCCTCGTCTCCGCGCTGAGCTCCTCGGGGGGCTCGTGGTACTGATCCGTTGACATGGATCTCCCTTCGTCGACACCATCCAATGCCCGGCGATAGGGCCCGGCAAGGCTTCCTGGCCGGTCGCCGCGCCGCTAGGGTGTGGACAGGGGGTGGCGTATGAACGCACTGATGGCTGAACTGCAGCGGGACGAGCGGCGGCGCCGGAGGACTGCGCTACTGGTGGTGCTGGCGATTCTCGCGGCTGCCGGAGCGTGGCTGACGGGGCCGTGGGGCGTTGTGCTGCTCACCCGGGGCGAAGCGGTCGGCTGGCTGCTCGTGGCGAGCGGTGTCGTGCTGCTCGCGGCCGCGGTGGCTGCCATCATCGCGGCGCGGCGTCTGCGCGTGCCGGTTGAGAGCCTCCGGGGCAAGGCGAACCCGCGTTTCGACGAGCCGGAGCCCTCCCGCAACCCGAACGGCGGGTACTCGCTGGCCGGATCGCAGTTGGGGTCGCACTAGCCTCGACCGGCGCATGGATGAGGGTCTCGGAGGCCCTCACTCCCCGTTGCGGAGGTCGGCGAGGCGGTCCTGTCGGAGTGCGATCCTGTCGAAGGTCGCGGTGCAGGTGTCGCCCATCGGCGCCTGCGACAGGAAGCCGAGCTTCCAGGCGCCTGCGCCGGCATCGAGTCGGAACAGGCGGACGAAGTCCCAGTGGATGCCGTCAGCCGACGAGTGGAACGCCCACGCCTCCCCGACGCGCGCGACGCGCAGGAAGACCTCGCCGCTGGTCACGCAAGTGCTGTTGCAGTCGTCCGAGTACCGGTCGGTGACGACGCTCACCACCATCGGCTGACCCTGCGGCGAGTACTCGAAGCACAGCTTCGCCCAATGGTCGTCGTCGCTCCACAGCACGAGCGCACCGGCGTCGAAGGTGGTGCGCGGCCCGGTGACGCGGATCCGCGCGGACAGCGTGAAGTCGCCGGCCGGGCCGCCGAAGGTGAGGGCGGTTGCGGCGTGCTGCGAGTGCGCGCCGAGCGCGTCGTTGGACCAGTCGACTCCCGCTGCCGCCGTCAGAGTCAGCGCCTCGGTCGAGGGGTCGTACTCGGCGTCGCCGGAGGTGTGGGTCCAGGAGAGCTCGGGCAGGGCGGGGATGCTGATCGACATACCGAGAACGCTACGGCACGCGCTCCTCCGCGTCGTCTTCCGGCACGACGCCGAGGCTCGTCCGCCAGGCGCGCCGAGCGCGTTTCGTGTTGGCCAGGATGAGGCCGGTGAGCGCCAGCGCCAGGAGGACGGCACCGAGGGTGACGAACTCGGGTTGCGCGACTGCACGCTCATTCCGACCCGGGAGCATCCCCAGCCCCCACAGGACGAAGACGACGCCGAACAGCAGACCGCCGAGCGGCGAGACGATCCGGAACCACAGCTCGACAGCCCGATGGAGGAAGACCATCAGCGCTTCCGATCCTGGTCGGAGGGTCGCCGTCGCAGTCCGACGGCGACCACCAGGCCGATGACCACGAGCGCGACGAACTGACTGCGCGGCCGACGCGGATTCATGCGGCGACACTACGCCTGCGCCCGCCCGCCTGCCGACCGTCGTAGGGTGGCGGGATGGGCGATGTCGAGGTGCGGTCGGCGCGGCCGACGGAGTGGGCGGCCGTAGGCGGATTGCGCTGGGATTCGGTGTTCGAGTTCGGGGGAGAGGCCCTCGATCCGCGCGACGTGTTCGCCGAGCAGTTCGCCGAGTGGGCCGGCGATCACCAGGACACCCACGAGTGCTTCGTCGCGGTCGCGGACGGCGAGGTGATCGGGATGACGTGGCTGGCCGTCATCCCGCGGGTCCCGAGTGCGCGGGCCCTCGACCGCGCGTCCGGCGACCTGCAGTGCGCGTACGTCGCCCCCGAGCACCGTGACCGCGGGATCGGCGGTCGGCTGATCGACGCGGTCGTTGAAAGGGCTCGCCAGCGCAGGCTGGAGCGTGTGACCGTGCACTCCAGCCCGCGGGCGGTGCCCGTGTACGAGCGGCACGGCTTCAGCTCGGAGGGGCGACTGCTCCACGTCTACGTCGTGCACCCGGATGCGCCGACGACACCGGCCTGAACGCGTCGCGCGTCAGCGTCTCGCCGGATCGAGGGTGATCTCGACGTCGTACTTCAGTTGCGGCTCCGGGGAACCGAACAGGAGGGCTGGGTTCAGCCAGACGAGCTCGACCTCGGTGAGACCGAAGCGACGCGAGACGGCGAAGAGGGTGTCGTACGGGTTGGGGACGTAGCCGGTCAGCACGCCGTCCTCCACGATCGCCTTCCCCCGGGCGAAGGACACGGGGCCGTGGTCGACGGCCTGGAGCTTCGGAAAGGGGGAGGGCAGGGTCCACGTCAACGGCGCGGCCGCGATGACGCCGGAGCCGCCGACCGTCTCCTCGATGGAGTGCAGGTACGACGGATCGCCTTCGGACGTGAAGCCCGGAGGGATGGGCAGCACGAGCTCGCCGTCGGGCGTGACGCTGACGAGGTCCGAGTCCAGGCCGAACACCATGGGCTGCACCGGACCCGGCTTGCCATCGTGGCGGGCGTTCGTCACGAGGAGGGAGTAGCCCTGCAGGCGGGATGCGTCGGCGCTCCCCTCCGGCAGCGGGGCGTCGGGCCGCACGTGCACCTCGACCCGGAGCCACGAGTTGACGACCACTCGCACCGCGCCGGTCAGCGGTGGCGCTGCAGGCATCCCGTCGCCGGGGTCGTGCTCGACGGCCTGCAGCTGACCTGTCGCGATGGTCTGCCCGGCCACGCGGAGGTCAGGGAGCTGCTGCGCGATGGGGACGGGATCAGAGGTCTCGGTCGGCGTCGGCGTCGGGCGGGACGCGGCAGGCGCGAGCAACGAGCATCCCGAGACGGCCACAGCGACGGCCGCGATGAACAGAGCCGCGGCGCCGCGACCCACACCGCCGCGACCTACCCCGCCGCGACCCACCCCCCGATGAATCATGGCTCGACCCTAGCGCACGCGGCCGGCCCACGCAGAAGCAGCCCGCTCGTGCACCGGACTACACCTGCGCCCCGAGCTTGAAGCCCTGCGCCTCCTCGCCCTTCCGGGTGTACGAGAAGCCGTCCGCGCCGATGGTGACCTCCATCTCGGAGTCGTCGGTGCGGGTCGTCAGCGGCTGCGGGTTGCCGTCGAGGTCGAGGACGGTGGACGCCTCCGTGTACCAGGACGGCACGACGGGGTTGCCCCACCAGTCCCGGCGCTGGTTGTCGTGCACATCCCACGTCACGACCGGGTTGTCCGGGTCGCCGGTGTAGTAGTCCTGCGTGTAGATCTCGACGCGGTGGCCGTCGGGGTCGCGCACGTACAGGTAGAACGCGTTCGAGACGCCGTGACGGCCCGGTCCGCGCTCGATGCAGTCGCTGCGGCGCAGGGCGCCCAGCTTGTCGCAGATCGCGATGATGTTGTGCTTCTCGTGGGTGGCGAACGCGACGTGGTGCATGCGCGGGCCGTCGCCGCCGGTCATCGCGGTGTCGTGCACGGTCGGCTTGCGACGCATCCACGCGGCGTAGGTCGTGCCGTGCTCGTCCTGGATGTCCTCGGTGACGCGGAAGCCGAGGTCCTCCATGTACTTCACGGCGCGCGGCACGTCCGGCGTGACCTGGTTGAAGTGGTCGATCCGGACGAGCGCCCCGGGCGTGTACAGGTCGTAGCGCCAGGCGAGGCGCTCCACGTGCTCCACCTCGTAGAAGAACTCGTACGGGAAGCCGAGCGGGTCCTCGACGCGGACGGAGTCGCCGACGCCCTTCGTGAAGCCCTCGGCGCGACGCTCCACCCGGCAGCCCAGCTCGGTGTAGAACGCGACGGCGCGGTCCAGGTCCTCCGGCGTCCGCACGCGGTACGCGAACGCGGCGACGGCGGCGACCGGACCCTTCCGCAGCACGAGGTTGTGGTGGATGAACTCCTCGAACGACCGCAGGTACACGGCGTTCTCGTCCTCCTCGGTCACGACGAGGTCGAGCACGTCGACGTAGAACTCACGGCTGGCGGCGAGGTCGGTGACGACGAGCTCCATGTAGGCGCACCGCACGACGTCCGGCGGCGTGGCCTTCGGCGTCGGGATGCGGTCGGTTGGCGCCGGGATGGGGTCGGTGCCGGTCACGGTGGGCTCCGGCGAGTCGGGGGTGATGGTCATGGTGGTGCGTCCTCTGCGTTGAGTCTGTGGCGTTGAGTCTGTGCGGGTTGAGTCTGCGTGGGCTTGAGTGATGGATGCGCGGTCAGGCGTCGCCGGCGTCCTCGGCGGCTTCCGTCGCCTCCTCCGGCTGATGCGCACTCGCACCGAACCGGGCGGTGTGGACGGGGCCCAGCGTGATGTGCACGGCCTGCTGGTCGGTGTAGAAGTCGATCGAGCGGTATCCGCCCTCGTGCCCCAGCCCGGAGGCCTTCACGCCGCCGAACGGCGTGCGCAGGTCGCGGACGTTGTGCGAGTTGAGCCACACCATCCCGGCCTCGACGTTCTGCGCGAAGGTGTGCGCGCGCTCCAGGTCGGTGGTCCAGATGTAGGCCGCGAGACCGTACTTCACGCCATTGGCGAGCTCCAGCGCCTCCTCGTCCGAGTCGAACGGGGTGATCGCGACGACCGGGCCGAAGATCTCCTCCTGGAAGATCCGCGCGTCGGGCGCGACGTCGGCGAAGACGGTCGGCGCGACGTAGTTGCCGTGCTCGAGACCCTCCGGGCGTCCGCCGCCCGCGAGGAGACGTCCCTCCTGCTTGCCGAGCTCGACGTACGACATGACCTTCTCGAAGTGCTCCGGGTGCACGAGCGCGCCGACCTCGGTCTTCGGGTCGTGCGGGTCGCCGACGACGATGTTCTTCGCCCGTTCGGCGTAGCGCTCCAGGAACTCGTCGTAGATCGGACGCTCGACCAGGATGCGGGAGCCGGCCGTGCAGCGCTCGCCATTGAGCGAGAACACACCGAACAGCGTCGAGTCGATCGCCGCATCCAGGTCCGCGTCGGCGAACACGACGGCGGGCGACTTGCCGCCCAGCTCCATCGACAGGCCCTTCAGGAACGGCGCGGCGTTGGCGAAGATCAACTGCCCGGTGCGGCTCTCGCCGGTGAACGAGATGAGCGGGACGTCGGGATGCTTCACCAGCGCGTCACCCGCCTCCTCGCCGAGCCCGTTCACCAGGTTGAACACCCCGTCCGGCACGCCGGCCTCACGGAAGATCTCCGCCCACAGGCTCGCGGACAGCGGCGTGAACTCAGCCGGCTTCAGCACGACCGTGTTGCCGGTCGCGAGCGCCGGAGCGAGCTTCCAGCTCTCCAGCATGAACGGGGTGTTCCACGGGGTGATGAGCCCGGCGACGCCGATCGGCTTGCGGTTCACGTAGTTGAGCTGGCTGCCCGGCACCTTGTAGGCGTCGTCGGCCTGCGCGACGATCAGGTCGGCGAAGAAGCGGAAGTTCTCCGCGGCACGCTGCGCCTGACCGAGTGCCTGGGTGATGGGGAGGCCAGTGTCGAAGGTCTCGAGCTCGGCGAGGCGCGCATCCTGCTCTGCGACCGCGTCGGCGATGCGGTTCAGCACCCGCGCCCGCTCGCGCGGCTTCATCCGCGGCCACGGACCCTCGCGGAAGGCGCGGCGGGCGGCGGCCACGGCCAGGTCGATGTCCTCCTTCTGACCGGCCGCAGCCTGCGCGTACGTCTCGTTCGACACCGGGTCGAGCACGTCGAACGTCGCGCCCGACACGCTGTCGACGAAGCGGCCGTCGATGAAGTGCCGGATGGTGTCCGGGAGGTTCTCGGGGATGTGGTGCTGCGCCATGCGCGGCCTCCTGTCGGTCGTAACGGTCACGGCTGCTGCTGTTCGCTCGCGGCCCCCTGCTCCTGGCGGCGGTGGAGGGCGTCCAGGGTGGCGAGCCGGTGGCGCCGGGCGGCGAGTTCGATCTCGAGCGGCTCGGCGCCGGATTCGATCAGCTCGACGATGCGCTCGTGCTCGTCGACGGACTCGCGGGCACGGCCGGGCACGAAGCTGAACGTCGAGTCGCGGAGAACGGTCAGGCGGTTCCAGCCGCGGTGCACAAGGTCGAGGATGTGCGGGTTCGGGCACTCCTCGAAGAGCACGGCGTGGAACTGCTGGTTGAGCTCGGTGAACCGGTGCGGGATGAAGTCGTCGAGGCACGCGATCATCTCGCGGTTGATCGCCCTGGCCCGCTCCAGGTGGTCGGCGGTGAGCAGGGGAGCGGACAGCTGGGTCGCGGCGCCCTCGACGAGGGCGAGCGTCTCCATCGTGTACGTGTACTCGGCCTCGTGCAGCAGGGCGACCTGGGCGCCGACGTTCTTCTCGAACGTCACCAGCCCCTCCGCCTCCAGCCGGCGGATGGCCTCCCGCACGGGCACGACGCTGATGTCCAGCTCCCCGGCGATCTGCCCGAGCACGAGCCGGAAGCCGGAGACGTACCGGCCGTCGTCGATGCGGGCCCGGATGAACTCGTACGCGAGCTGCGACTTGCTCGGGGCCGCTGCCTTCAGTGCTGCGTCCGCCATGCGCGGTACCTCTCTCTCCACTCGGCGTTCATCGGGAACAGCCCGTCGACCGGATGGGCGGCCGCCACCTGCTCGGCGATGAACTCCTCTTCGCGCTCCTGCTCGATCGCGTCATCCACGACCTCCTCGACCAGGGCGGGCGGGATGACCAGCAGCCCGTCCGCGTCGCCCACGATCACGTCGCCCGGCTGCACCGAGGCCCCGCCGCAGGCGATGGTCACGTCGGTGTCCCACGGCACGTGCTTGCGGCCGAGCACAGCCGGATGCGGGCCGTTGTGGTAGGTCGGGATGTCGAGGGAGGCGACGACCGCGAGGTCGCGCACGCCGCCGTCCGTGACGATCCCGGCCGCGCCGTTGACCTGCGCCCGCAGCGCGAGGACGTCGCCGACGGTTCCGCTTCCGCGCTCGCCGCGGGCCTCGATCACCAGCACCTCGCCCGGTCCGACAGAGTCGAACGCGCGCTTCTGCGCGTTGTACCCGCCGCCGTGCGTGGAGAAGAGGTCCTCCCGGTTCGGGATGTAGCGGAGCGTCCGCGCCGTGCCCACGACCCGGGTACCGGGCCGCGTCGAGGTCAGGCCGTCGATGGAGACGTTGTCGAGACCGCGCTTGCGGAGCTGCGAGCTGAGGGTGGCGGTGGCGACGCTCGCGAGCTTCTCCCTCAGCTCGTCGGTCAGCCGCCAGGCCGGGGTCGGCGGAGTGCCCCAGGCTTCCGCGCGCTGCGTGTCGTCGACGCTGGGCTTCGTCCCGAAGTCGCCGAACGGAATGCGGCCCTCGGTGATGCGGGTGATCAGGCGGCCGGTGGTCGGTGCGCTCGGCGCTGTGGGCGCATCCACTTCGACCTCGACCGTGTCGCCGGGAACGGTCACCGACGAGCCCGCCGGGGTGCCGGTCAGGATGACGTCGCCGGGCTCCAGGGTCATCAGCTGGGAGAGGTCGGCGACGAGGCGGCCGAACGGGAAGAGCAGGTCGTCGGTCGTGCCCTCCTGCACCAGGTCGCCGTTGAGCCAGGTGCGGACGCGGAGGGCGTCCGGGTCGAGGCCGGCGGCCGGGAGGACCGCGGGCCCGAGGGGTGTGAAGCCGTCGCCGCCCTTCGAGCGGACGTTGGAGCCCTTGTCGGCGGCGCGGAGGTCGTAGAGGCCGAAGTCGTTCGCGGCGGTGACGCCGGAGACGGCCGCCCAGCCGTCCTCGGGGGAGACCCGGCGGGTCGGGCGGCCGATGATCAGCGCGATCTCGCCCTCGAAGGCGAGGAGTTCGGTGCCGGCGGGGCGCTCCAGCTCGCCGCCCGATTCGGCGACAGAGGAGGAGGGCTTGAAGAAGTAGGAGGGCTGCGCGGGGGTGCGTCCGCGCTGTGCGGCGCGCGAGCGGTAGTTCAGGTGCACCGCGATGATCTTGCCGGGGCGGGGGATGTCCGTCACGGGTGGTGCCTCCTCATCGTCGGGGACGGTCTGGGACCGTATTCGAGATCATATACAATCTGTCGAACCTGTTCAAGCTAGTACGCAGCCGGGGTGGGAGAGTCGGGCGTCGCGCCGTTGAAACGGTCGGCGAGCGCCTCCGACGCCCGGGCGAGCAGGGTGACGTCGGCGCCGACGAGCAGATAGGCGGCGCCAGCTGCCGCGTAGCGGTCTGCCGTCGCCGGGTCGAAGGCGTTCACGCCGACGGGTGTGCCCGCCGCGCGGCCGGCGGCGATCACCGACTCGACGGCCGCGACGACGTCCGGATGGTTCTGCTGTCCGAGCAGGCCCATCGAGGCCGCGAGGTCGGCGGGGCCGACGAGGAGCGCATCCACGCCGTCGATGGCCGCGATCGCCGCTGCCTGCTCGAGCCCCTCGGTCGTTTCGATCTGCACGGTCAGCGAGACGAGGTCGTTCGCGCGGGCGAGGTAGTCGGGGATGCGGCTCCAGCGCGACGATCGTGCGAGTGCGCTGCCGACGCCGCGGACGCCGTGCGGCGGGTAGCGCACCGCGCGCACCATGGCCTCGGCGTGGGCGACACTGTCGACCATCGGAACGAGGATGTTCTGGGCGCCCAGGTCGAGGAGCTGCTTGATCACGACCGGATCACCGATCGGCGCCCGCACCACCGGGACAGCCGGGTACGGCGCGACCGCTTGCAGCTGGGCGAGGATCGACTCGAGGTTCACGGGGGAGTGCTCCCCGTCGATCAGCACGATGTCGAGCCCGCTGCCGGCGCAGATCTCGGCGACCAGCGGGCTGCCCGCGCAGGACCACATCCCGAACAGCGTGCGGTCCGCGGATCGCAGGCGGTCGGCGAATGTCGGCGCGGGCTCTAGACGAATCGGCATGTGACGGCTCCCAGGGTTCCGTAGTCGGCGTGGACGGTGTCGCCGCGCTCAACCCACATCGGGCGGGTGAACGAGCCGGCGAGGACGATGTCGCCGGCTTCGAGGCGGCTGCCGTGCTGCGCGAGCTTGTTGGCGAGCCAGGCGACGCCGGTGGCGGGATGGTCGAGCACGGCGGCGGCGACGCCGGACTCCTCGATGGTCTCGTTGCGGTACAGCAGGGCGGAGACCCAGCGCAGGTCCACCGCATCCACCGCCACCGGCCGGCCTCCGACGACCATGCCGCCCATCGCCGCGTTGTCAGAGATGGTGTCGACGATCGTGCGGCCCTGCATCTCGATCCGCGACGACAGGATCTCGAGGGCGGGGACGACGTAGCGGGTGGCGCTGAGCACGTCGAACAGGGTGACGTCGGGGCCTTCGAGCGGCTCGGCGAGGACGAACGCGAGCTCGACCTCGATGCGCACGTTCGAGAACTGGTCGAGCGGGATGACGGAACCGGTCTCGTGGACCATGTCGGCGAAGATCGCGCCGTAGTCGGGCTCGGTGATGCCGGTCGCCTGCTGCATGACCTTCGACGTGAGGCCGATCTTGCGGCCGACGAGCCTGCGTCCCTCGGCGAGTCCGCGTTCGACCCACAGACGCTGGACCGCATACGAATCCTCGACGGTCATGTCTGGATGGCGGGCGGTGAGCAGCGGGACCGTCGTGCGGTCGCGTTCGGCGGTCGCGAGTTCGTCGGCGATGGCCTGGATGGTCGGGCGATCGAGCACTCGGAGTCCCTTCGACGTCGGAGGAAGGGCGCGATGGCCCCCGAGTGGATCGTATATCTTCCTACCCGACGAGGGGCGAGTAGATGCGGGAATTCGTGCCGAATTTCGACCTCTACTCGCACCTCGGCGGAGAAGCGGAAGCTCAGGCGGCGGGGGTGGGGAGTGCCGCGCGGATGAGGACCTGGGCTGCGGCGCGCGCGTCGGCGGCGGCGTCGGGCGTTCCGGCGATTGCGGCCGTGGTCTGTGCGCCCTCGGCGAGGATCGCGAGTTGCGGCGCGAGCGACGGCGACGCCCCGGCCCCCGCGGCGAGCTCGGCGACGAACGTCTGGAATGACTCCTTGTGCCGCCGGGCGGCCTCCGCGACGCGCGGGTCTGCCGCGCCGAGCTCGCCGAACGCGTTGATGAAGCCGCAGCCGCGGAAGGTGTCCTCGACGAACCAGTCCGCCAGGTAGTCGTAGATCGCGAGCAGCTTCGCCTCGGCGCCGTCGACGGTCGCGACCCGGGCGGCGACGCCGTCGGTCCAGAGGTCGTGACGCTTCGCGAGCACCGCGAGCACGAGGTCGTCCTTCGAGGGGAACAGCTGGTACAGGCGTCGCAGCGACACGCCCGCCGCATCCCGCACCTGGTCCATGCCGACGGCGTGGAAACCGCGCGCGTAGTAGAGCGCGTCGGCAGCGTCCACGATCCGGGTCCGCATCTCTTCATCCGCCATTCTCTGATTGTAGCTTGACTGAGAACGACAGTTCTCGCTAGAGTCGGATCACCGGCGAGAACGATCGTTCTCGCGCCAGTCGAAGAAAGGATGCGACACGATGTCGTACATCACCGTCGGGACCGAGAACAGCACCCCCATCGAGCTCTTCTACGAAGACCACGGCTCCGGCCAGCCGGTCGTGCTGATCCACGGGTTCCCGCTCGACGGCCACTCGTGGGAGAAGCAGACCGCCGCGCTGCTCGACGCCGGCTACCGCGTGATCACGTACGACCGCCGCGGATTCGGCCGTTCCAGCCAGGCTGCGACCGGCTACGACTACGACACCTTCGCCGCCGACCTGAAGGTCGTGCTCGACACCCTCGACCTGCGGGATGCCGTGCTCGTCGGCTTCTCGATGGGCACCGGCGAGGTCGGCCGCTACCTCGGCCTGTACGGCTCGGAGCGCGTCGCCAAGGTCGCCTTCCTCGCCTCGCTCGAGCCGTACCTGCTCAAGACCGACGACAACCCCGACGGCGCCGCCCCGCGCGAGTTCTTCGAGGACATCGTGGATGCGGTGAAGGCCGACCGCTACGCGTACTTCACGCAGTTCTACAAGGACTTCTACAACCTCGACGAGAACCTCGGCACCCGCATCAGCGAGGAGGCCGTGCGCAACAGCTGGAACGTCGCCGCCGGCAGTGGGGCGGTGGCTTCGGCAGCCGCGCCGCTCACCTGGTTCACCGACTTCCGCGCCGACATCGCCAAGATCGACGTCCCTGCGCTCATCCTCCACGGCACTGCCGACAACATCCTCCCGATCGACGCGACCGCCCGTCCCTTCCACAAGCTCCTGCCGCAGGCGGACTACGTGGAGGTCGAGGGCGCGCCGCACGGCCTGCTGTGGACCCACGCGGCCGAGGTCACCGAGGCGCTCCTGACCTTCCTCCGGAAGTAACCCGCCCCCGGGCCAGGAGTGGGCGCGGCGCGGACCTCGGGCGGTCCGCGCCGCGCTTTGTCATGTCCGCAGGCGTCTGCGCTCGGCCCACACGTACAGCGCGGCGTAGACGACGAACGAGCCGACGAGGCCCCAGACGAGCAGGGCGGCGGACGGCCGCGACCACAGTAGCTCCCCTCCGCGCAGCAGGAGGGCGAGCAGCATCAGCGCCAGCGCGACGAGCTGCGCCTGGAAGATCTGCCGGAACGCGCTCCACCGGGCATCGCCCAGCATCCACAGGTTGACCATGCCGGGAAGGGTCAGGATGGCGCCGCAGACGCGGGCGGTCAGCGGCGTCAGCGGCCATGCCCACACCGCGATCGCCAGCTGCGGTGCGACGAACAGCACCAGCCCGACCGCCAGCGAGCAGATCCCGATGAGGGCGAGCAGGATGCGTACCCAGCCGGGCAGGACCGCATCCTGCTGTTCGACCGCTCCGGAGTCCTCCCCGCGGTTCACGATCATCGCGGCCAGCACCAGGAACGGCGTCGTCACGTACAGCGTCACCCAGACGATGAACGACAGGTGGCCGAAGTGGAAGCGGTCCCAGTGCAGGAAGGTCGCGACCGCGAGCAGCGTGGCGAACAGCAGGACGGCGGGGAAGCCGTGACGGACGGCGTGCCACCGGTTCGGCCGCACGACGTGGGCGAAGAAGACGATGCCGCCCGCATAGGCGCTCCCGAGCAGCATCGCGGTGATCGGCGGGCGGATCGTCCAAGCGAACAGCCGGTCGGTGGTTTCGGCCAGCGGGTAGAGCAGCACGAAGGCGGCGACCAGGAACGGGATGATGATCGCGCCGACCACGCGCGTGTAAGAGTGCACGCGGTCGGTCATGAGTCGTGCCCCTCCGCCTCGGCGACGGCGCGGTCGGCGGGCAGGGAACGGCCCTCGGCGACGGCGGCATCGAAGGCGTCGGCGACGGACGCGCCGGCTTCCGCGGGGGAGTCCGCCGCGAGCATCCGGTCGACGAAGAGCTGGTGGAAGGAGAACGCGGGCGCGTTGTACAGCCCGGTGCGTTCCCGCAGCGAGCGAGACGCCCCGAGCAGGCGGCCGGCCCGGCGGACGTCGCCCGAGAGGGCGGCGACCGCGACCATCCCCTCCAGACCGTAGGCGATGCCCTCGACGTGGCCGAGCCTGCTGGAGAGCGCAAGGCACGCCGAGAAGTCGGATGTCGCCCCGGCCGCATCGCCGAGCAGCAGCCGTGCCCACCCGCGGTGGTGCTGGGCGATCGTCACGCCCAGCTCGTCGCCGTTGTCGTGGGCGAGGGCCAGGCTCTCCTCGAAGTGTCCGAGCGCCGCATCCACTCGTTCGCGCAGCAGAGCGACCCTGCCGAGCATGACGAGCGCCATCGCCTGGCCCCAGCGGTCGCCGGCGTCGCGGAACAGGCGCAGGCTCGTGTCCATCGCGTCGTCCGCGGCGGCCGGATCGGGCTGCGGCGAGGCCAGGACGGCGAGAGCGAACGAGATGAGCGCGAGCGCCTCGCCGTCCGGATCGTCGGAACTGCGGAAGAGTCCGGCGCTCTCCGTGAGGCTGGCGGCGACCGTCCCACCCGGGTCCTGCCAGAAGGTGATCGCCTGGGTGAAGTACAGGGCGATGGCACGGGTGCGGTCGTCAAGCTGGTCGTCGGCGGCGAGCACCTCGTCCATCCATCCGCGCACTTCGCCGAGCAGGCCGGCGACCCACCAGTACACGTAGAGCGCCCACGCCAGGTGCGCCGCCCGCGCCCAGTCGCGCCGGTCGAGGAGGTGCCGGACAGCGGCCCGCAGGTTGCCGGTGTCGGCTCCGAGCCGCACCACCCAGTCGTGCTGCGCGGCGCCTTCGAGGCCCGCGTCCGCCCGGTCCCCGAGCCCGAGGAAGAACGCTGCGTGGGCGTCGCGGACGTCAGCGAGTGTTCCCTCGCGTTCCAGCTGTTCGAGGCCGTACT
Proteins encoded in this window:
- a CDS encoding HpcH/HpaI aldolase/citrate lyase family protein produces the protein MPIRLEPAPTFADRLRSADRTLFGMWSCAGSPLVAEICAGSGLDIVLIDGEHSPVNLESILAQLQAVAPYPAVPVVRAPIGDPVVIKQLLDLGAQNILVPMVDSVAHAEAMVRAVRYPPHGVRGVGSALARSSRWSRIPDYLARANDLVSLTVQIETTEGLEQAAAIAAIDGVDALLVGPADLAASMGLLGQQNHPDVVAAVESVIAAGRAAGTPVGVNAFDPATADRYAAAGAAYLLVGADVTLLARASEALADRFNGATPDSPTPAAY
- a CDS encoding fumarylacetoacetate hydrolase family protein, producing MTDIPRPGKIIAVHLNYRSRAAQRGRTPAQPSYFFKPSSSVAESGGELERPAGTELLAFEGEIALIIGRPTRRVSPEDGWAAVSGVTAANDFGLYDLRAADKGSNVRSKGGDGFTPLGPAVLPAAGLDPDALRVRTWLNGDLVQEGTTDDLLFPFGRLVADLSQLMTLEPGDVILTGTPAGSSVTVPGDTVEVEVDAPTAPSAPTTGRLITRITEGRIPFGDFGTKPSVDDTQRAEAWGTPPTPAWRLTDELREKLASVATATLSSQLRKRGLDNVSIDGLTSTRPGTRVVGTARTLRYIPNREDLFSTHGGGYNAQKRAFDSVGPGEVLVIEARGERGSGTVGDVLALRAQVNGAAGIVTDGGVRDLAVVASLDIPTYHNGPHPAVLGRKHVPWDTDVTIACGGASVQPGDVIVGDADGLLVIPPALVEEVVDDAIEQEREEEFIAEQVAAAHPVDGLFPMNAEWRERYRAWRTQH
- the hpaE gene encoding 5-carboxymethyl-2-hydroxymuconate semialdehyde dehydrogenase; this translates as MAQHHIPENLPDTIRHFIDGRFVDSVSGATFDVLDPVSNETYAQAAAGQKEDIDLAVAAARRAFREGPWPRMKPRERARVLNRIADAVAEQDARLAELETFDTGLPITQALGQAQRAAENFRFFADLIVAQADDAYKVPGSQLNYVNRKPIGVAGLITPWNTPFMLESWKLAPALATGNTVVLKPAEFTPLSASLWAEIFREAGVPDGVFNLVNGLGEEAGDALVKHPDVPLISFTGESRTGQLIFANAAPFLKGLSMELGGKSPAVVFADADLDAAIDSTLFGVFSLNGERCTAGSRILVERPIYDEFLERYAERAKNIVVGDPHDPKTEVGALVHPEHFEKVMSYVELGKQEGRLLAGGGRPEGLEHGNYVAPTVFADVAPDARIFQEEIFGPVVAITPFDSDEEALELANGVKYGLAAYIWTTDLERAHTFAQNVEAGMVWLNSHNVRDLRTPFGGVKASGLGHEGGYRSIDFYTDQQAVHITLGPVHTARFGASAHQPEEATEAAEDAGDA
- the hpaD gene encoding 3,4-dihydroxyphenylacetate 2,3-dioxygenase; this encodes MTITPDSPEPTVTGTDPIPAPTDRIPTPKATPPDVVRCAYMELVVTDLAASREFYVDVLDLVVTEEDENAVYLRSFEEFIHHNLVLRKGPVAAVAAFAYRVRTPEDLDRAVAFYTELGCRVERRAEGFTKGVGDSVRVEDPLGFPYEFFYEVEHVERLAWRYDLYTPGALVRIDHFNQVTPDVPRAVKYMEDLGFRVTEDIQDEHGTTYAAWMRRKPTVHDTAMTGGDGPRMHHVAFATHEKHNIIAICDKLGALRRSDCIERGPGRHGVSNAFYLYVRDPDGHRVEIYTQDYYTGDPDNPVVTWDVHDNQRRDWWGNPVVPSWYTEASTVLDLDGNPQPLTTRTDDSEMEVTIGADGFSYTRKGEEAQGFKLGAQV
- a CDS encoding GntR family transcriptional regulator produces the protein MADAALKAAAPSKSQLAYEFIRARIDDGRYVSGFRLVLGQIAGELDISVVPVREAIRRLEAEGLVTFEKNVGAQVALLHEAEYTYTMETLALVEGAATQLSAPLLTADHLERARAINREMIACLDDFIPHRFTELNQQFHAVLFEECPNPHILDLVHRGWNRLTVLRDSTFSFVPGRARESVDEHERIVELIESGAEPLEIELAARRHRLATLDALHRRQEQGAASEQQQP
- a CDS encoding GNAT family N-acetyltransferase, with product MGDVEVRSARPTEWAAVGGLRWDSVFEFGGEALDPRDVFAEQFAEWAGDHQDTHECFVAVADGEVIGMTWLAVIPRVPSARALDRASGDLQCAYVAPEHRDRGIGGRLIDAVVERARQRRLERVTVHSSPRAVPVYERHGFSSEGRLLHVYVVHPDAPTTPA
- a CDS encoding DUF1349 domain-containing protein, whose protein sequence is MSISIPALPELSWTHTSGDAEYDPSTEALTLTAAAGVDWSNDALGAHSQHAATALTFGGPAGDFTLSARIRVTGPRTTFDAGALVLWSDDDHWAKLCFEYSPQGQPMVVSVVTDRYSDDCNSTCVTSGEVFLRVARVGEAWAFHSSADGIHWDFVRLFRLDAGAGAWKLGFLSQAPMGDTCTATFDRIALRQDRLADLRNGE